In Methanosarcina barkeri MS, a single window of DNA contains:
- a CDS encoding FKBP-type peptidyl-prolyl cis-trans isomerase → MAEDITKDTSRRIENGDTISVNYVGKLEDGTIFDTSLKEVAIEAGKYNQMRNYEPLTFTVGAGQMIKGFDEGVVGMQVGEEKTITIPPDEAYGEYREEFAREIPNNTVNFTPEVGMKLATDNGLTGTITNINENNFVVDFNHELAGKTLIFSVTIVSVEE, encoded by the coding sequence ATGGCCGAGGATATAACAAAAGACACCAGTAGAAGAATTGAGAATGGGGATACAATCTCAGTTAATTATGTAGGAAAACTTGAAGATGGTACGATTTTTGATACTTCCTTAAAGGAAGTTGCTATCGAGGCAGGGAAATACAATCAAATGAGAAATTATGAACCCCTTACATTTACCGTCGGCGCAGGCCAGATGATAAAAGGATTTGATGAGGGCGTTGTCGGAATGCAAGTGGGGGAAGAAAAAACCATTACAATCCCGCCTGATGAAGCATATGGAGAGTACAGGGAAGAGTTCGCAAGAGAGATCCCGAATAATACTGTTAATTTTACTCCGGAGGTTGGAATGAAGCTGGCTACGGACAACGGTCTGACAGGCACTATCACAAATATAAACGAAAATAACTTTGTTGTAGACTTCAACCATGAGCTTGCAGGCAAGACCCTGATTTTCTCAGTAACAATCGTTTCTGTGGAGGAGTGA
- a CDS encoding diacylglycerol/polyprenol kinase family protein yields the protein MKCSGRAEQSNTETDITLYYILPSLFAMLSSEFFFEVLRKSVHLVSILIVLIYELYGKETILWVLMLFLVVVLVLDYFRVEHGIRIPFFHIMYRKSEVDRFGGHIFFALGAISVISLFSREIAYAAILMATFGDLAAALIGKFYGKRRVFQKIFKNDKSIEGSVSEFVIDFLIGLLILGNPIVSLVMAFLATLTETAVNKIDDNLIVPVFAGFFGQITMNFLAYL from the coding sequence GTGAAGTGTTCAGGACGCGCAGAACAGAGCAACACTGAAACAGATATAACTTTATACTATATCTTGCCAAGTCTTTTTGCCATGTTGTCCAGTGAATTTTTCTTTGAAGTCCTGAGAAAAAGTGTACATCTGGTTTCAATCCTGATAGTGCTTATCTACGAACTTTACGGAAAAGAAACCATCCTATGGGTGCTCATGCTGTTTCTTGTAGTTGTTCTCGTTCTTGACTACTTCCGGGTCGAGCATGGAATTCGAATACCTTTTTTCCATATTATGTACAGAAAAAGCGAAGTTGACCGCTTCGGAGGGCATATTTTCTTTGCGCTTGGGGCAATTTCAGTAATATCTCTGTTCAGCCGAGAGATCGCTTACGCTGCAATCCTTATGGCCACCTTCGGGGACCTGGCTGCAGCTCTCATCGGTAAATTCTACGGAAAGAGGAGAGTTTTTCAAAAAATCTTTAAAAATGATAAATCAATTGAAGGTTCAGTTTCGGAATTTGTTATTGATTTCCTCATAGGGCTGCTTATTCTCGGAAATCCCATTGTTTCTCTAGTGATGGCTTTTCTTGCAACCCTTACTGAAACTGCAGTCAATAAAATTGATGATAACCTTATAGTGCCGGTTTTCGCCGGTTTTTTCGGGCAGATCACCATGAATTTTCTGGCATATTTGTGA
- a CDS encoding FKBP-type peptidyl-prolyl cis-trans isomerase, with the protein MKTRKKAVFFIAILLLVSSIFGSGCTDKRSEGGDSRAVKSGDSVKVDYTGKLEDGTVFDTSREDVAKQVGIYVEGKEYAPLSFVVGSGQVISGFDEGVIGMKVGEEKTLTIPPDKAYGEHEEARVLTVPIEELNLTNKSQIPEVGQTLRDMYGNQYKVTAVNDTHLTLDANHELAGKTLIFDIKLISIE; encoded by the coding sequence ATGAAGACCAGGAAAAAAGCAGTTTTTTTCATAGCTATACTGCTCCTGGTAAGCTCGATTTTTGGCAGCGGATGCACGGATAAAAGGAGTGAGGGAGGAGACAGCAGAGCAGTAAAGTCCGGAGATTCGGTCAAGGTCGACTACACCGGGAAGCTTGAAGACGGCACGGTTTTTGATACCTCAAGAGAAGACGTTGCAAAGCAGGTCGGCATATACGTCGAAGGAAAGGAGTATGCCCCTCTTAGCTTTGTCGTTGGTTCGGGACAGGTAATCTCGGGTTTTGACGAGGGTGTAATCGGAATGAAAGTAGGGGAAGAAAAGACCCTGACGATCCCTCCAGATAAAGCTTATGGAGAACATGAGGAAGCAAGAGTCCTGACTGTTCCGATTGAAGAATTAAATCTAACAAACAAATCCCAAATTCCTGAAGTGGGGCAAACCTTGAGAGATATGTACGGGAACCAGTACAAAGTAACAGCTGTAAACGACACGCATCTCACTCTTGATGCCAATCACGAGCTTGCAGGCAAAACCCTGATTTTTGATATAAAACTCATCTCAATAGAATAA
- a CDS encoding nucleotidyltransferase family protein — translation MKACIMCGGAGTRLRPLTFKHPKPSIPILNKPSVRHLIEHLSREGFNEIVMTLGYMGERIEEQLGDGHMFGVHIDYVYEKEKLGTAGGIKNAEKYLKDEPFIVLGGDHVLNLDLREMYRFHEANDAPVTIGLLSIDDPREFGIADMDINNRIHRFLEKPKAGQIFSNLASTGIYVCSPSIFEWIPEGKKYDFAKDLFPFMLAADKKINGVLVRGQWTDVGSSAAYRQAQRWMLDALPGTTIEGNFTTRNARIKGPLSIGNNVCIGSNSSLVGPIVIGENTTIGDNVLIGPYSVIGSNCTIEDNAKILSSYLFDNVSIGKGSNISGGVVADDTTIGEHCFLENGTVIGHKVLIGSNSTIHSGVKIWPEVVIDKDSSIKETVINSDYDAAHEGS, via the coding sequence ATGAAAGCGTGTATCATGTGTGGAGGGGCTGGGACGAGGCTCAGGCCGCTAACTTTCAAGCATCCTAAACCCAGCATACCGATTCTTAATAAGCCTTCAGTCCGACATCTGATCGAGCATCTTTCAAGGGAAGGATTCAATGAAATAGTCATGACCCTGGGGTACATGGGAGAGCGCATAGAAGAACAGCTCGGAGACGGGCACATGTTTGGGGTACATATCGACTATGTGTATGAGAAGGAAAAACTCGGAACTGCAGGCGGCATTAAAAACGCTGAGAAATATCTGAAAGACGAGCCATTTATAGTGCTTGGTGGAGATCACGTCCTTAACTTGGACCTACGGGAGATGTACCGTTTCCATGAAGCAAACGATGCCCCAGTCACAATAGGGCTTCTTTCGATTGACGACCCAAGAGAATTCGGAATTGCGGATATGGACATTAACAACCGGATCCACCGCTTTCTGGAAAAACCGAAAGCAGGCCAGATATTCAGCAACCTTGCAAGCACTGGCATTTATGTTTGCAGCCCTTCGATATTTGAATGGATACCTGAAGGCAAGAAATACGATTTTGCAAAAGATCTTTTCCCCTTCATGCTTGCAGCCGACAAAAAAATCAATGGTGTACTTGTGAGAGGACAATGGACTGACGTTGGAAGTTCGGCAGCTTACAGGCAGGCACAGCGCTGGATGCTTGATGCTCTTCCTGGAACTACAATCGAAGGCAATTTCACAACCCGGAACGCAAGAATAAAAGGTCCTCTGTCCATAGGAAATAATGTATGTATAGGTTCAAATTCTTCTCTTGTAGGGCCAATAGTAATAGGGGAAAACACAACTATAGGCGATAATGTCCTTATCGGGCCTTACAGCGTGATAGGTTCAAACTGCACTATAGAAGACAATGCAAAGATCCTTTCATCCTATCTTTTTGATAATGTGTCAATAGGGAAGGGTTCTAACATCTCAGGTGGAGTGGTAGCAGACGACACAACCATCGGAGAACACTGTTTCCTCGAAAATGGAACCGTTATCGGGCATAAAGTACTGATCGGAAGTAATTCAACAATACATTCCGGAGTTAAGATCTGGCCCGAAGTTGTTATAGATAAAGACTCAAGCATAAAGGAAACCGTGATCAATTCCGATTATGATGCTGCACATGAAGGCTCGTAA
- a CDS encoding FKBP-type peptidyl-prolyl cis-trans isomerase yields MMENSRTVKKGDYLLIDFTCKFEDGTIFDTTLKEKALEAGIYDEEKGYRPFFFRTDSFQVIKGIDRGVLGMKEGEEKTLTIPPEEAYGEYKNYLVQEIPLEKLGLQSPPEPGTKIITPAGSEVKVLNSTETSATLDFNHELAGKTLILEIKLVSIIS; encoded by the coding sequence ATGATGGAAAATTCTCGTACTGTGAAAAAAGGAGATTACCTTCTTATTGATTTTACTTGTAAGTTTGAAGACGGAACGATCTTTGATACCACTTTGAAGGAAAAAGCTCTTGAAGCAGGGATTTATGATGAAGAAAAGGGTTACAGGCCTTTTTTTTTCAGAACGGATTCATTCCAGGTAATAAAAGGTATCGATAGGGGAGTGCTTGGAATGAAAGAGGGTGAAGAAAAAACCCTCACAATCCCACCTGAAGAAGCCTACGGAGAATATAAGAATTACCTTGTTCAGGAGATCCCTCTCGAAAAGCTTGGACTTCAGAGTCCTCCTGAGCCAGGAACGAAAATCATAACACCCGCTGGGAGTGAGGTTAAAGTGCTCAACTCCACAGAAACTTCTGCTACCCTGGATTTTAACCATGAACTTGCAGGCAAAACTCTCATCCTTGAAATAAAACTGGTCTCGATCATAAGTTGA
- a CDS encoding OB-fold nucleic acid binding domain-containing protein, with translation MEKEEKVMVLLLFMTLTSLMTAYICFGPELTASGQEAGDEAGQYTRESGEGEKVFLEAQVLSKRLTYTGGHLLLQVDCNSEVLSVFIPKTAGAEALNNSIQKGDFISVTGTVSNYEGKREIKVERNEDILLIDHH, from the coding sequence ATGGAAAAAGAAGAAAAAGTTATGGTGCTGCTGCTGTTTATGACATTGACTTCTCTCATGACAGCCTATATCTGCTTTGGACCGGAACTTACAGCTTCTGGACAGGAGGCAGGAGACGAAGCCGGGCAGTATACCAGGGAGTCCGGTGAAGGTGAGAAGGTGTTCCTTGAAGCCCAGGTTTTGAGTAAACGGTTAACCTATACAGGTGGGCATCTGCTTTTACAGGTAGACTGCAACTCCGAAGTCCTGAGCGTCTTTATTCCAAAAACTGCAGGTGCTGAAGCTCTGAATAATTCAATTCAGAAAGGAGATTTCATCAGCGTAACAGGCACCGTTTCGAATTACGAAGGGAAAAGGGAAATCAAAGTGGAAAGAAATGAAGATATTCTTCTGATTGATCATCATTAA
- a CDS encoding SIR2 family protein yields MALGEIVPIPKLPPQIIDAVNSNTLAVFIGAGVSRIVGCASWKTLANNLIEFCFSKSCINFKEKETLSAYDPKKSITICKYILTQKGFESDLINIIKESLKPKEDLYESQNIYHELYGLRGLFVTTNVDDCFHSKFERPNIVYKEKDFKLNSTNDDIDKSKLYQIHGSLLSPDSLVFTVSDYLQKYNNPYFQHFMQKLFSTYVVLFLGYGLEEFEVLDYLITKFDHSQGTEMRHFILLPYYSGENRIVEFDRSYYRSLGITVVPYKKDERGYNQLYEVIKQWNSEVNQISTYLSESFREIDKCIASFDNASANRIFQIILNDEPQRNYFFEALASCDNPFPWLKLLHEKKYLDPKKNPSPKEVSSDKKIYFEVKYWNVLGYLRNLATKNAASPDSEITKDISQIIDSIIGYRENGARIENYHTDSILIDIIFKLPVEIVEEKHIVFLERALNTKINKVFITSQIYKSAFPFLISNQKIDLLLKLLEVIFNYEKSDDFYKYSSLVENYWLRKAIFEYKTEIIDLCGMDAAKIILHKIEDIISEDDTQFRTASVTTIENSDQNINKEKYAYQCVSFVRDIFEATDPEVLNQTILELLYKSHPIFRRIAIHTISYHYNSLHKIFWALNFNPIDDYSLKHEVYELLSKNCLSFSRSELNMAVNWIESADYHADDLQLSSRDEYLAYKKKCWLSSIQEANNPDITSLYLKYDKINPEGISYPGDIIHFESFEGSISPISESELLAKSNNEIAEYLSEFREKTGVRTPSKEGLAETLQKCISNKPEKFSENLSPYLSVPEIYQYYILWGLTEACRNRRNFFWNNVLNFISQLLESTNFWNIKQAEDESNYRNRIVSQIADLIDEGLLKDHTFENGTLSLAEDILLTLAQKANSDFYNMRDLTTSVLNSSKGKIFSALIDYSMYFSHLIIEGEERKWKESIKSEFNTRLDRDFEPSVEFSYILGKYISHLFYLDESWTKKNIDKIFLVDQDKYWEAAFTGYLFYCSKIDKRIYFLLREKGHYKKAIQTKFEDNHINERLVQHICIGYIEGWEKLDDKESLIFQLLEKSDPQRISEIIRYFETQNNKITEKVSSKIKPLWNSLYDILLSNEGDKDYQVVASDLLSWISLIDYIDSEILEWIKFSVRNLDSIPDFIEDLIIHAQKTPLEVGEIYIEMLENGKYPYYYEDETKKIVRMLYENDQKEIADRICNCFELKGYGGFLREIYKEYNSLI; encoded by the coding sequence ATGGCCCTTGGTGAAATTGTTCCCATTCCAAAACTTCCCCCACAGATAATCGATGCAGTTAATAGCAATACATTGGCAGTTTTCATTGGTGCTGGGGTATCAAGAATAGTTGGTTGTGCAAGTTGGAAAACGTTGGCTAATAATCTTATAGAATTCTGTTTTTCAAAATCATGTATAAATTTCAAGGAAAAAGAAACTCTCTCTGCTTATGATCCAAAGAAATCAATTACAATTTGCAAATACATATTGACACAAAAAGGCTTTGAGAGTGATTTAATCAATATAATTAAAGAATCCCTCAAACCAAAGGAAGACCTTTATGAATCACAAAATATTTATCATGAGTTGTATGGTTTAAGAGGACTTTTTGTTACAACTAACGTTGACGATTGTTTTCATAGCAAATTTGAAAGACCGAACATAGTTTATAAAGAAAAGGACTTCAAACTAAATTCTACTAATGATGATATTGATAAATCTAAGCTCTACCAAATACATGGTTCTCTTTTAAGTCCCGACTCATTAGTTTTTACAGTCTCAGATTACTTACAAAAGTATAATAATCCTTATTTTCAGCATTTTATGCAAAAATTATTTTCTACCTATGTTGTACTATTTTTAGGATATGGTTTGGAAGAATTTGAAGTGCTGGATTATTTGATCACGAAGTTCGATCATAGTCAAGGTACAGAAATGAGACATTTTATCCTTCTGCCGTATTATAGCGGTGAAAACCGTATTGTAGAGTTTGACCGTTCTTATTATCGTTCTCTAGGAATAACCGTCGTACCTTATAAAAAAGATGAGAGGGGATATAATCAACTATATGAAGTAATCAAGCAATGGAATAGTGAAGTAAATCAAATATCAACTTATTTATCGGAGTCTTTCAGAGAGATTGACAAATGTATTGCTAGCTTTGATAATGCATCGGCAAATCGGATATTCCAAATTATATTGAACGATGAACCACAAAGAAATTATTTTTTCGAAGCTCTTGCTTCATGTGATAATCCTTTTCCTTGGTTGAAACTTTTACATGAAAAAAAATACCTTGACCCGAAGAAAAATCCGTCTCCAAAAGAAGTTTCAAGTGATAAAAAAATTTATTTTGAAGTGAAATATTGGAATGTTCTTGGTTATTTGAGAAACCTTGCTACTAAAAATGCCGCTAGTCCTGATAGTGAAATAACAAAAGACATTTCACAAATCATTGATTCAATAATTGGATACCGTGAAAATGGTGCAAGAATTGAAAACTATCATACTGACTCGATACTCATCGATATTATTTTCAAATTGCCTGTCGAAATAGTAGAAGAAAAGCATATCGTATTCCTTGAACGTGCTTTAAATACAAAAATTAACAAAGTATTTATTACAAGTCAAATCTATAAATCCGCCTTTCCTTTTTTAATTTCCAATCAAAAGATAGATCTGTTGCTAAAGTTACTTGAGGTGATTTTCAATTATGAGAAATCTGATGACTTTTATAAGTATTCATCTCTGGTTGAAAATTATTGGCTTCGTAAGGCAATTTTTGAGTATAAGACTGAAATTATCGATTTATGCGGGATGGACGCAGCCAAAATTATTCTTCATAAAATTGAAGATATTATCTCTGAAGACGATACGCAGTTTCGAACAGCGTCAGTTACTACGATTGAAAATAGTGACCAGAATATAAATAAAGAAAAATACGCATATCAATGTGTTTCCTTTGTTAGAGACATTTTTGAGGCTACCGATCCAGAAGTATTAAATCAAACAATTTTAGAATTACTATATAAATCTCATCCAATATTCAGAAGAATTGCAATTCACACTATAAGTTACCATTATAATTCCTTACACAAAATCTTTTGGGCGTTAAATTTCAATCCTATTGATGATTATTCTCTTAAACATGAAGTATATGAATTATTAAGCAAAAATTGTCTTAGTTTTTCAAGAAGCGAACTGAATATGGCTGTCAACTGGATTGAATCTGCAGATTACCATGCTGATGATCTGCAATTATCTTCTCGTGATGAGTATTTAGCTTATAAAAAGAAATGTTGGCTTTCCTCTATCCAAGAAGCGAATAATCCTGATATAACCTCATTATATCTTAAATATGACAAAATAAATCCAGAAGGAATTAGTTATCCAGGCGATATCATACATTTTGAAAGTTTTGAAGGAAGTATAAGTCCGATAAGCGAATCTGAACTTTTGGCTAAATCAAATAATGAAATTGCAGAATATTTGAGTGAATTTAGAGAAAAAACCGGAGTAAGAACTCCTTCTAAAGAAGGGCTCGCTGAAACTTTGCAAAAATGCATTTCCAATAAACCTGAAAAATTTTCGGAAAATCTTAGTCCATATTTAAGTGTTCCTGAAATATATCAATATTATATTTTATGGGGTTTGACTGAAGCTTGCAGAAATAGAAGAAACTTTTTTTGGAATAATGTATTGAACTTTATTTCCCAATTACTTGAATCAACCAACTTTTGGAACATTAAACAAGCTGAAGATGAATCCAACTACAGAAATAGGATTGTTTCTCAAATTGCAGATCTTATTGATGAAGGACTTCTAAAAGACCATACTTTTGAAAACGGTACTTTATCTCTTGCTGAAGATATTCTACTAACTCTGGCTCAAAAAGCAAACTCAGATTTTTATAATATGAGAGACCTCACAACCTCAGTACTTAATTCTTCAAAGGGGAAAATATTCTCTGCATTGATTGACTATTCCATGTATTTCTCACATTTGATTATTGAAGGTGAAGAAAGAAAGTGGAAAGAATCGATCAAGTCTGAGTTTAATACTAGGCTAGATAGGGATTTTGAGCCATCAGTTGAATTTTCTTACATATTGGGAAAGTACATTTCACACCTTTTTTATTTAGATGAATCTTGGACAAAAAAGAATATAGACAAAATATTTTTGGTTGACCAAGACAAATATTGGGAAGCAGCTTTTACAGGTTACCTTTTTTATTGTTCCAAAATTGATAAACGAATATATTTTCTTCTTAGAGAAAAAGGGCATTATAAGAAAGCCATTCAGACCAAATTTGAAGATAATCACATTAATGAAAGACTCGTGCAACACATATGCATAGGGTATATTGAAGGATGGGAGAAATTAGATGATAAAGAGAGTTTAATTTTTCAATTGCTTGAAAAATCTGATCCACAAAGGATTTCAGAGATTATCCGATATTTCGAAACTCAAAACAATAAAATAACTGAGAAAGTAAGTAGCAAAATCAAACCTCTTTGGAACTCACTGTATGATATTTTATTGAGTAATGAAGGAGATAAGGATTATCAAGTCGTAGCTTCTGATCTTCTTTCGTGGATATCGTTGATTGATTATATAGATTCTGAAATACTTGAGTGGATTAAATTTTCTGTTAGAAACTTAGATTCCATTCCAGATTTCATAGAGGATCTTATAATCCATGCTCAAAAAACGCCGTTGGAAGTTGGAGAAATATATATTGAGATGCTTGAAAACGGGAAATATCCTTACTATTATGAAGATGAGACCAAAAAAATTGTTAGGATGTTGTATGAAAATGATCAAAAAGAAATTGCAGATAGGATATGCAATTGCTTTGAACTAAAAGGGTATGGCGGTTTCTTGAGAGAAATATATAAGGAGTATAATTCTTTAATCTGA
- a CDS encoding YVTN family beta-propeller repeat protein gives MKKITYDNTNSKHAFIKVLGIAVLALLMIVSIAGAVPYAYIANSGSNNISVIDTATNTVTATVPVGNYPVGVLVSPDGTKAYIANAFSNNVDVIDNATNTVISTVNVGKWPLGVSVIPDGTKAYVTNGGNDNVSIIDTATNMVTSTVDVGKWPLGVSVIPDGTEVYVANAFSNNVSVIDTATNTVTATVPVGYIPVGVAASTDGQMVYTTNTGSNSVSVIDTETKTVISTVNVGDYPVGVAVSPDGNKVYVANAGSNNVSVIDASTNSVAATVNVGSIPHGVAVTPDGTKVYVANSDYNGTVSVIDTATNTVTATVPVGNYPVSIGLFIVPI, from the coding sequence ATGAAAAAAATAACATATGATAACACAAACAGCAAACATGCCTTCATAAAAGTTTTAGGAATTGCAGTGCTGGCTCTTTTAATGATTGTGAGTATAGCAGGCGCAGTACCATATGCATATATTGCGAACTCCGGCAGCAACAATATCTCTGTAATTGACACAGCCACAAACACAGTTACAGCCACTGTGCCTGTAGGAAACTACCCGGTTGGCGTTTTAGTCTCTCCGGATGGAACAAAGGCATATATTGCGAACGCATTCAGCAACAATGTTGATGTAATTGATAATGCAACTAACACTGTTATATCAACTGTGAATGTAGGTAAATGGCCTTTAGGAGTTTCAGTCATTCCGGATGGAACAAAGGCATATGTGACGAACGGAGGCAATGACAACGTTTCTATAATTGACACTGCAACTAATATGGTTACATCAACGGTGGATGTAGGTAAATGGCCTCTAGGAGTTTCAGTCATCCCAGATGGAACAGAGGTGTATGTTGCAAACGCATTCAGCAACAATGTTTCTGTAATTGACACTGCAACTAACACTGTTACAGCCACCGTGCCTGTGGGCTATATTCCTGTTGGAGTTGCAGCTTCCACGGATGGACAAATGGTGTATACTACTAACACTGGCAGCAACAGTGTTTCTGTAATTGACACTGAAACTAAAACTGTTATATCAACGGTAAATGTTGGAGATTATCCTGTTGGAGTTGCAGTGTCTCCGGATGGAAACAAGGTATATGTGGCCAACGCTGGCAGCAACAACGTTTCTGTAATTGACGCATCAACCAATTCCGTTGCAGCCACAGTAAATGTAGGGAGTATTCCTCATGGGGTTGCAGTAACTCCTGACGGAACAAAGGTATATGTGGCGAACTCCGACTACAATGGAACTGTCTCTGTAATTGACACTGCAACAAACACGGTTACAGCCACTGTGCCTGTAGGAAACTATCCTGTTTCCATTGGGCTGTTTATAGTTCCTATTTAA
- a CDS encoding PAS domain-containing protein has translation MIKKDGKWEQIENSGRRRAEKEAIQATKNWEYTFDAVPDLVAIIDDKHRVVRANKAIAARLWMTSENTLLNQGEIEINTLLFYNLCLFLNKVSDIVFIHTKFEVNSKEKSTFNLPIKAFNFLKQQIDSLMNVP, from the coding sequence TTGATCAAAAAGGACGGAAAATGGGAGCAGATAGAAAATTCCGGAAGGAGAAGAGCAGAAAAAGAAGCTATTCAGGCTACAAAAAATTGGGAATATACCTTTGATGCTGTGCCAGACCTGGTAGCCATAATCGACGATAAACATAGAGTTGTTCGTGCAAACAAAGCCATTGCGGCAAGATTGTGGATGACATCTGAAAATACTCTTTTAAATCAAGGAGAGATCGAGATAAATACTTTATTATTTTACAATTTATGTTTATTTTTAAATAAGGTATCTGATATCGTTTTCATCCATACAAAATTCGAGGTTAATAGTAAGGAAAAATCAACGTTTAATTTACCAATTAAAGCATTTAATTTCTTAAAACAGCAAATAGATTCTTTAATGAATGTACCTTAA
- a CDS encoding MEDS domain-containing protein produces MDILVPYFKAGLENNELCIWITSQPLEVEEAKTSMKRNVPDFDVYLEKGQIEIIPYTSGYLKEGIFDPDRVVNSWVKKINQALARGYDGLRAPGDNRGLGKKAGMDLLIMRIK; encoded by the coding sequence ATGGATATACTTGTCCCTTATTTTAAAGCCGGGCTGGAAAATAACGAGCTATGCATATGGATTACCTCACAGCCTCTGGAAGTGGAAGAGGCAAAAACATCCATGAAAAGAAATGTTCCTGATTTTGATGTTTATCTGGAGAAAGGACAAATAGAAATCATCCCTTACACCAGTGGGTATTTAAAGGAGGGTATTTTCGATCCAGACAGAGTCGTAAATAGCTGGGTGAAAAAAATTAACCAGGCTCTGGCAAGGGGCTATGATGGACTGAGAGCTCCAGGGGACAATCGCGGGCTGGGAAAAAAGGCTGGAATGGATTTATTGATTATGAGAATAAAGTAG